cttgtgttttatatttacttattgtaatattataattaatgtttaatgtcatatttttatattgtatatttacttattatttatttagctATACATTTttctgatatatgtttaatttagttttcctatttttatattgtatatttacttattgtttatctttttttatttttaatatttctttattctaaatttcttgcttttatatcaatggtaatattacgatatatatctaatgtaatatttttatttcttatatactatatttacatatttttgttttattttatatttatttattctaatattacgataaatatttaatataatatttctattacttatattgtgtatttagttattatttattctactatacatttttgagatatatgtttaatttaggtttttttatttcttaattgtatatttacttagtatttattttccttatattgtatatttacttattattgtttaatgcaatgtttatattccttatattgtttatttacttattatttatttttccttatattacaattttacttattatttattttctatgttttaaatgataatgtcacgtgtcatcttttggAAGAACTTTATCCGTTGATTTgaacgctctatggagcctcaaaaggccaatttaattagtataaatttcttgcttttatatcaatgataatattacgatatatatctaatgtaatatttttatttcttatatactatatttacttttttttatttatttattctaatattacgataaatatttaatataatatttctattacttatattgtgtatttagttattatttattctactgtacatttttcagatatatgtttcattttttttttcttaattgtatatttacttattatttatttttcttatattgtatatttacttattatttatttttcttatattgtatatttacttattattgtttaatgcaatgtttctattccttatattgtttatttacttattatttatttttccttatattgcaaatttacttattatttattttctattttttaaataataatgccttgtgtcatctttcgggagaatttttttccgctgatgtggaggttctatggagcctcaaaaggtctcttttattagtatagattacaaagtataagaaaaaaaaaagtatccaaaacctaatataactgaaaatatgaaaactactaaaacagagaaaatgaaacTTGTGCTGGCCGACTCTGAACCTCCTCTTGGCCGACTGGGCTCTCTTTTGGCCTTGGTTATGGGCCATCcacttaatgatttataacacttccccttggatgccataaccatatgggTTTGTAACATGCTTAATGTTGTCTCGTTAAAACCTTtataggaaaaccaaaaacccaatgtgggaaaaatggaaaccatagataggaaaaagagtacaacgcatgaaACTTCCCCTGATGAatgcatcactgaagatccttcagctGGTGCATTCCTATCTGATAAATAAGtttcttgaacgttgaggttGGCAAAGACTTGGTAAAAAGATCGACTGAATTGTCACTGGACCGAACTTGAACCACTTGAACTTCTTTGGCCTTCTGCaggtcgtgggtgaagaagaattTGGGCAAGATATGTTTTGTCCTATCTCCTTTAATGTGTCCATCTTTGAGCTGAGCTATGcaagctgcattgtcctcatagatgATTGTTGGCTCTTCTTTTCCCACGGTCAAACCACTCTCTACACGGACGTGGCCGGTCATATTCCTCAACCATACATGCTCACGGCTTGCTTCATACATTGCTATTATCTCGGCATGATTAGAAGATGTGGCCACTAAGGATTGTTTTGTAGAACGCCAGCATATTGCTGCTCCaccatatataaaaacatatccAGTCTGAGATCTAGCATTATGTGGATCAAATAAGTATCCCGCATCAGCATATCCAACCAAACTCTCTCTTGGCCGGTTGGTATAGAACAAACCGAGATCTTTTGTTCCTTGAAGGTATCTGAACAAATGTTTTATTCCATTCCAGTGCCTCTAAGTTGGACAAGAGCTAAATCTAGATAACAGATTCACGGCAAAACAAATGTCTGGTCTAGTGTGGctagccaagtacattaaagctccAATGGCACTTAAGTAAGGCATTTCCGGACCGAGCACTTTCTCGTCCGGTTAGTTTGGTCCGAACGGATCCTTCTCTAGGTCTAtggacctcacgaccataggactCGACAAGAGATGagcctggtccatattaaacctcttgagtatcttttctgtatatgccaacTGATGCACAATGATTCCATTGTTTACATACTCAAGTTAcagtcccaaacagaacttagtttttcctAAGTATTTtatttcgaattctttctttagacattcaactgtttgggaaatctctccagaggttcctataatgttcaggtcgtccacatataCCGACATGATTATAAAGCCCTTGTtgtcgaatttctttataaaaatacatggacttattggatcgttcttataaccctctttcactaggtactctgataatctattgtaccacattcgacctgattgtttcaaactgTACAAAGGCTTTATTCAGCTTAATACAAtgctgttctcgagaacctttcttatctttgagctcaataccctctggaactttcatataaatttcattatccagtggtccgtacaagtatgcagtcactacatccattaggcgtaaATCCAAGTTTTCTTTTATGGC
This Brassica napus cultivar Da-Ae chromosome C6, Da-Ae, whole genome shotgun sequence DNA region includes the following protein-coding sequences:
- the LOC125588288 gene encoding uncharacterized protein LOC125588288 — its product is MYEASREHVWLRNMTGHVRVESGLTVGKEEPTIIYEDNAACIAQLKDGHIKGDRTKHILPKFFFTHDLQKAKEVQVVQVRSSDNSVDLFTKSLPTSTFKKLIYQIGMHQLKDLQ